A stretch of the Planifilum fulgidum genome encodes the following:
- a CDS encoding transposase: MFRTNPSREFQPETVNIEDLVPQDHLLRKINETIDFSFIAEKCRPLYCQDNGRPCIDPVMLFKMLLIGYLYGIRSERRLIEEIRVN; the protein is encoded by the coding sequence CCATCCAGGGAATTTCAACCCGAAACAGTCAACATAGAAGACCTTGTTCCCCAAGATCACTTGCTTAGAAAAATCAATGAAACCATCGACTTTTCGTTTATCGCGGAAAAATGCCGCCCCTTGTATTGTCAAGATAATGGGCGTCCTTGCATCGATCCGGTCATGCTGTTCAAAATGCTTTTGATCGGTTATTTGTACGGAATTCGTTCGGAAAGACGCCTCATTGAGGAAATCCGGGTCAACAT